The Nonlabens spongiae genome contains a region encoding:
- the rlmB gene encoding 23S rRNA (guanosine(2251)-2'-O)-methyltransferase RlmB has translation MKAPQNIFGIRAIIEAIEADKEIAKVYLLKTGDGVLFQELKKLCTARNIATSFVPVEKLDHMANGNHQGAVATISPVSFHDLEELLESLDPDDKNVILLLDGVTDVRNFGAILRTAECTGVKAVVIPENGSAPVNAATIKTSAGAAFNITICKVNHIKDAVYVLQSYGIATAAADEKAEKLVYETNLNKSIAIIMGSEERGVNPSTLKVVDHHFKLPIRGSIASLNVSVACGAILYEVVRQQTYS, from the coding sequence ATGAAAGCACCTCAAAATATTTTCGGAATACGAGCGATCATTGAAGCTATAGAAGCTGATAAAGAAATAGCCAAGGTCTATCTACTTAAAACTGGAGACGGAGTCTTGTTTCAAGAACTTAAGAAACTCTGTACGGCTAGAAATATAGCAACCTCATTTGTTCCCGTAGAAAAATTGGATCACATGGCCAATGGTAATCATCAAGGGGCAGTAGCTACCATTTCACCCGTGTCATTTCATGACTTAGAAGAATTATTGGAAAGTCTGGATCCAGACGATAAAAATGTAATCCTATTGCTGGATGGAGTGACTGACGTAAGAAATTTTGGAGCGATTTTGAGAACCGCAGAGTGTACAGGTGTTAAAGCGGTAGTTATCCCAGAAAACGGATCAGCGCCCGTAAATGCCGCCACTATAAAGACCAGCGCAGGAGCTGCTTTTAATATTACCATCTGTAAGGTAAACCACATCAAAGATGCCGTTTACGTGCTGCAATCCTATGGTATAGCTACCGCTGCAGCCGATGAAAAAGCAGAAAAACTAGTTTATGAAACCAATCTTAACAAATCTATTGCGATCATTATGGGGAGTGAGGAACGCGGTGTCAATCCCTCTACCCTAAAAGTAGTGGATCATCATTTCAAGCTACCTATTAGAGGTTCTATAGCGTCCTTAAATGTATCTGTCGCTTGTGGTGCTATTTTATACGAAGTAGTACGTCAGCA